The Saccharomyces cerevisiae S288C chromosome VII, complete sequence genome includes a region encoding these proteins:
- the TOS2 gene encoding Tos2p (Protein involved in localization of Cdc24p to the site of bud growth; may act as a membrane anchor; localizes to the bud neck and bud tip; potentially phosphorylated by Cdc28p; TOS2 has a paralog, SKG6, that arose from the whole genome duplication), whose translation MFSHYRYKENSCQKREAIPDKSRVSLTFLQKRTDSSNVTVAVAVAVPIGAIIIVLSVVLIVVYRRCKKEPSMQDFDPNFEGDLYYLPKMDSSMNSANSDSNATEKRFIYGGYDDFLQPSIENSQSFKDYVRRINEHAPSAYNIASLASQNNSKLSVPSKHIDLSNKISFESLENSELIVSPQHSNTGQDCDQRCDSTSNPDVNEKSSHNNDNRLKSNYTSRSGLEPQCSREEEENIDRIRSIYNIYFEKSNSTIRSSVTSSIRRDSKLNIATRKSVNMSSQDNPNDTTLIEQSHFGSTTVQEIDSSSSANEEYEDATDYLQVPAPQENKNIASSVYSEVATREKVIPESSLSLTFPPPNGLSTRITSSIYSDTVAKDHIHSAKAPVRALSEGSGQSNLTSAQQYSTYFIDHCNQSNDDNYYYNYPLPLEHPQNYENIGDLPTPTQFIYSTSSHSLTSFKGRPKPPKTLKHVPTARLNGTALNPMDHPEMFYSSPTKIPSTSLTKQFCTPLPYQLRQSVVMTNPSELSMKPRYKPAGSLRNLIKAQYLPGNSSTTTSSSLSQPPSTLSNAINFRVSGLLDDTDILQPPSVGEILPFKASTEDLRKQLGTSHNYEITPYENVHV comes from the coding sequence ATGTTTAGTCACTACCGctataaagaaaattcttgCCAAAAAAGAGAGGCTATACCAGACAAATCTCGCGTATCACTGACatttcttcagaaaagaACCGATTCATCTAACGTCACTGTTGCAGTGGCCGTTGCTGTTCCCATTGGTGCTATTATTATAGTACTATCCGTCGTTTTAATAGTAGTATATAGGAGATGCAAAAAAGAACCTTCTATGCAGGATTTTGACCCAAATTTTGAGGGCGATTTATACTATTTACCGAAGATGGATTCTTCTATGAATTCTGCAAACTCAGACAGCAATGCCACAGAAAAGAGGTTTATTTATGGTGGTTATGACGATTTTTTGCAACCGTCAATCGAAAACTCACaatctttcaaagattATGTGAGGCGTATCAATGAGCATGCACCCTCCGCTTATAATATTGCTTCACTGGCTTCGCAGAATAACAGCAAGTTATCGGTCCCCTCCAAGCACATTGACCTTTCGAATAAGATTTCTTTCGAATCGTTAGAGAATTCTGAGCTGATTGTTTCACCACAACACTCAAATACTGGGCAAGACTGTGATCAAAGATGTGATAGTACGTCAAATCCTGATGTAAATGAAAAGTCCAGCCATAACAACGATAATCGACTTAAATCGAATTATACGAGTCGTAGCGGGCTCGAGCCTCAGTGTTCGAGagaggaggaagaaaatattgacAGAATAAGAAGCATTTATAACATTTATTTTGAGAAAAGTAATAGCACGATACGATCCTCTGTAACTTCTTCGATACGGCGTGACTCTAAATTAAACATCGctacaagaaaaagtgTAAATATGAGCTCTCAAGACAATCCAAATGATACTACATTAATTGAACAGAGTCACTTCGGAAGTACAACTGTCCAAGAAATTGATTCCAGTTCCAGCGCCAATGAGGAATATGAAGATGCAACTGATTATCTGCAAGTGCCGGCACCACAAGAGAATAAAAACATTGCATCGTCAGTATATTCAGAAGTAGCAACCAGAGAAAAAGTGATTCCCGAATCGTCTCTATCTCTTACATTCCCACCACCGAATGGTCTTTCAACGAGAATTACCTCATCAATATATTCTGACACGGTCGCTAAGGACCATATTCACTCTGCAAAGGCTCCCGTACGGGCCCTTTCGGAGGGTTCGGGTCAGTCAAATCTTACTTCTGCTCAGCAATATTCTACATATTTTATAGATCACTGCAACCAGAGCAATGATGACAATTACTACTATAATTATCCCCTCCCGTTAGAACATCCTCAAAATTATGAGAACATCGGAGATTTGCCCACGCCTACCCAATTCATTTATTCCACCTCTTCGCATTCCTTGACGTCATTCAAAGGAAGGCCTAAACCTCCAAAAACACTAAAACATGTACCTACAGCTAGGCTTAATGGGACAGCGTTGAATCCAATGGATCATCCTGAAATGTTTTACAGTTCGCCTACGAAAATACCGTCAACATCTTTGACAAAGCAATTTTGTACGCCCCTTCCATATCAGCTTAGACAAAGTGTTGTTATGACCAACCCATCAGAACTTTCTATGAAACCTCGCTATAAGCCTGCAGGATCTTTAAGAAATTTAATAAAGGCCCAATATCTCCCTGGTAACTCATCCACTACaacatcatcttctttatcaCAACCGCCGTCAACGTTGTCAAATGCAATAAATTTCCGTGTTAGTGGGTTATTGGATGACACTGACATCTTGCAGCCTCCTAGTGTGGGGGAAATCTTACCTTTTAAAGCTTCTACGGAAGACTTAAGGAAGCAACTGGGCACATCCCATAATTACGAAATAACACCGTACGAGAATGTACatgtataa
- the PET54 gene encoding Pet54p (Mitochondrial inner membrane protein; binds to the 5' UTR of the COX3 mRNA to activate its translation together with Pet122p and Pet494p; also binds to the COX1 Group I intron AI5 beta to facilitate exon ligation during splicing; also stimulates efficient synthesis of Cox1p), translating into MKASSKAIKLVLDHLKSTGRVLGSVESGNSATISEKTASVNKQQQLQEKKPSVLQYRSYNPYLVKEDFLSILPENLYKKRGQFTNELDFQLMKVRDPKYFQFKDQYYLFFNDYNSLTEYIKLTKHSRINKIRVKMTPLAQPLPTLLTKLQRYSKNLYNAFRSSEQYFEGLNEKVDVSGEFTTNQLRSILDSVEEIENKSVLVWNIPTKLRSHDILNYFWFYNIRSSFKIYWDDEMKRNLRFISFENSHDAYRFKRNYHGLLAKELLTLSEKGDAADYSLEMDDSKILIEHLSE; encoded by the coding sequence ATGAAGGCTTCTAGTAAAGCTATTAAATTAGTACTGGACCATCTGAAGTCCACGGGAAGAGTTCTTGGCTCCGTAGAGTCAGGAAATTCAGCAACAATAAGTGAGAAAACGGCATCTGTTAATAAGCAGCAGCAGTTGCAGGAAAAGAAACCTTCTGTCCTACAATATAGAAGCTACAATCCATATTTAGTTAAGGAGGATTTCCTGTCAATTCTGCCAGAAAATTTGTATAAAAAGAGGGGACAATTTACAAATGAGCTTGACTTTCAGTTGATGAAAGTCAGGGACCCTAAATACTTCCAGTTCAAGGATCAGTATTACTTGTTTTTTAATGATTATAACTCGCTTACTGAGTATATCAAATTAACAAAACACTCGCGAATAAACAAGATCAGGGTGAAAATGACGCCATTGGCGCAACCCTTGCCAACCCTGTTAACAAAATTACAAagatattcaaaaaatctaTATAACGCATTCCGATCATCTGAGCAATATTTTGAGGGACTAAACGAAAAAGTCGATGTTAGTGGAGAGTTCACTACCAATCAGTTACGGAGTATCCTTGATTCGGTggaagaaatagaaaataagTCCGTATTAGTCTGGAATATACCCACTAAATTACGGTCGCACGATATattgaattatttttggttttaCAACATAAGGTCTAGCTTCAAGATATACTGGGATgatgaaatgaaaagaaatctaCGATTTATATCTTTCGAAAACTCGCATGACGCCTACCGCTTTAAAAGAAACTATCATGGATTATTGGCTAAAGAGCTATTGACCCTGTCAGAAAAGGGAGATGCAGCTGACTATTCGCTCGAAATGGACGATTCCAAAATATTAATTGAACATCTTAGTGAATGA
- the CRM1 gene encoding exportin CRM1 (Nuclear export factor, exportin; major karyopherin involved in export of proteins, RNAs, and ribosomal subunits from the nucleus), which yields MEGILDFSNDLDIALLDQVVSTFYQGSGVQQKQAQEILTKFQDNPDAWQKADQILQFSTNPQSKFIALSILDKLITRKWKLLPNDHRIGIRNFVVGMIISMCQDDEVFKTQKNLINKSDLTLVQILKQEWPQNWPEFIPELIGSSSSSVNVCENNMIVLKLLSEEVFDFSAEQMTQAKALHLKNSMSKEFEQIFKLCFQVLEQGSSSSLIVATLESLLRYLHWIPYRYIYETNILELLSTKFMTSPDTRAITLKCLTEVSNLKIPQDNDLIKRQTVLFFQNTLQQIATSVMPVTADLKATYANANGNDQSFLQDLAMFLTTYLARNRALLESDESLRELLLNAHQYLIQLSKIEERELFKTTLDYWHNLVADLFYEVQRLPATEMSPLIQLSVGSQAISTGSGALNPEYMKRFPLKKHIYEEICSQLRLVIIENMVRPEEVLVVENDEGEIVREFVKESDTIQLYKSEREVLVYLTHLNVIDTEEIMISKLARQIDGSEWSWHNINTLSWAIGSISGTMSEDTEKRFVVTVIKDLLDLTVKKRGKDNKAVVASDIMYVVGQYPRFLKAHWNFLRTVILKLFEFMHETHEGVQDMACDTFIKIVQKCKYHFVIQQPRESEPFIQTIIRDIQKTTADLQPQQVHTFYKACGIIISEERSVAERNRLLSDLMQLPNMAWDTIVEQSTANPTLLLDSETVKIIANIIKTNVAVCTSMGADFYPQLGHIYYNMLQLYRAVSSMISAQVAAEGLIATKTPKVRGLRTIKKEILKLVETYISKARNLDDVVKVLVEPLLNAVLEDYMNNVPDARDAEVLNCMTTVVEKVGHMIPQGVILILQSVFECTLDMINKDFTEYPEHRVEFYKLLKVINEKSFAAFLELPPAAFKLFVDAICWAFKHNNRDVEVNGLQIALDLVKNIERMGNVPFANEFHKNYFFIFVSETFFVLTDSDHKSGFSKQALLLMKLISLVYDNKISVPLYQEAEVPQGTSNQVYLSQYLANMLSNAFPHLTSEQIASFLSALTKQYKDLVVFKGTLRDFLVQIKEVGGDPTDYLFAEDKENALMEQNRLEREKAAKIGGLLKPSELDD from the coding sequence ATGGAAGGaattttggatttttctaACGACTTAGATATCGCTCTATTAGATCAGGTGGTATCTACATTCTATCAAGGTTCAGGTGTTCAGCAAAAGCAAGCCCAAGAGATTTTGACTAAATTTCAAGATAATCCAGACGCTTGGCAAAAAGCTGAccaaattcttcaattctcAACTAACCCTCaatcaaaatttattgCCCTTTCCATCCTTGATAAATTAATTACTAGAAAATGGAAATTGTTGCCGAATGATCATAGAATTGGAATTAGGAACTTCGTTGTTGGTATGATTATCTCCATGTGCCAAGACGATGAAGTATTTAAAACACAAAAGAACCTGATCAATAAGTCGGACTTGACTTTGGTCCAAATTTTAAAGCAGGAATGGCCTCAGAATTGGCCTGAATTTATCCCAGAACTAATCGGCAGTTCAAGTTCCTCTGTTAATGTTTGTGAAAATAACATGATCGTTTTGAAACTGCTATCCGAAGAAGTCTTCGATTTCTCTGCGGAACAAATGACACAAGCTAAAGCTttacatttgaaaaattccatgtcaaaagaatttgaacAGATTTTTAAATTATGTTTTCAAGTTTTGGAACAAGGTTCTTCAAGCTCTCTAATAGTGGCAACCTTAGAATCTTTACTGAGATATTTACATTGGATTCCTTATCGTTATATTTATGAAACCAATATTTTGGAATTATTAAGCACCAAATTCATGACATCGCCTGATACAAGAGCCATCACATTGAAATGTTTGACTGAGGTTTCAAATCTAAAAATTCCACAAGATAatgatttgataaaaagacaaactgtactttttttccaaaatactCTACAACAAATTGCCACAAGTGTGATGCCCGTGACTGCCGATCTGAAAGCCACTTATGCAAATGCTAACGGTAATGATCAATCTTTCTTACAAGATTTAGCAATGTTTCTAACTACATATCTCGCTCGTAATAGGGCCCTTCTAGAGAGTGATGAATCGTTAAGAGAGTTGTTGTTGAATGCGCACCAATACTTAATTCAATTATCCAAAATCGAAGAAAGAGAACTATTTAAGACGACATTGGATTACTGGCATAATTTAGTAGCAGATTTGTTTTATGAGGTTCAGCGTTTGCCTGCTACCGAAATGAGCCCATTGATACAGTTATCAGTCGGTTCACAAGCTATCTCAACTGGATCTGGCGCCCTAAATCCGGAATATATGAAAAGATTTccattaaaaaaacataTTTACGAAGAAATTTGTTCACAGTTGAGATTGGtcattattgaaaatatggtTAGACCAGAAGAAGTCCTTGTggttgaaaatgatgaaggaGAAATTGTTAGAGAGTTCGTTAAAGAATCAGACACTATCCAATTATACAAATCAGAAAGAGAGGTTCTTGTATATTTGACCCATTTGAATGTTATCGATACAGAAGAAATCATGATCAGTAAATTGGCAAGGCAAATCGATGGTTCCGAATGGTCATGGCATAATATCAACACTTTATCTTGGGCTATTGGTTCCATATCTGGTACAATGAGCGAAGATACTGAAAAAAGGTTTGTAGTTACTGTTATTAAAGATTTACTAGATTTAACGGTCAAGAAAAGGGGTAAAGATAATAAAGCTGTTGTTGCATCGGATATTATGTACGTCGTGGGCCAATATCCTAGATTTTTGAAGGCTCACTGGAATTTTCTAAGAACAgttattttgaaactttttgaatttatgCATGAAACTCATGAGGGTGTTCAGGATATGGCATGTGACACATTCATTAAGattgttcaaaaatgtAAATATCATTTTGTTATTCAACAACCCCGTGAGTCTGAGCCTTTCATCCAAACAATAATTAGGGATATTCAAAAGACAACTGCTGACCTACAGCCGCAACAGGTCCATACATTTTACAAGGCTTgtggtattattatttctgAAGAAAGAAGCGTAGCGGAGAGAAATAGATTATTAAGTGATTTGATGCAACTGCCAAATATGGCTTGGGACACTATAGTGGAACAATCCACTGCTAACCCAACATTGTTGTTAGATTCTGAAACTGTCAAAATTATTGCGAATATTATAAAAACCAATGTAGCTGTCTGCACCTCAATGGGAGCAGATTTCTATCCACAGTTGGGTCACATCTATTACAATATGCTTCAGCTATACAGAGCTGTTTCTTCGATGATTTCTGCTCAAGTTGCCGCAGAAGGTCTAATTGCTACGAAGACACCAAAGGTTCGTGGTTTGAGAACCATCAAAAAAGAGATTCTGAAGCTTGTTGAGACCTATATATCCAAGGCGAGAAATTTGGATGATGTCGTTAAAGTGTTAGTTGAGCCATTATTGAACGCTGTACTTGAAGACTATATGAACAACGTTCCTGATGCAAGGGACGCCGAAGTGCTAAATTGTATGACAACAGTAGTAGAAAAGGTTGGTCATATGATCCCACAAGGTGttattttaattttacaGAGTGTATTTGAATGCACTTTGGACATGATTAACAAAGACTTCACAGAATATCCAGAGCATCGTGTAGAATTTTACAAGTTATTGAAGGTCATCAATGAGAAATCATTTGCTGCATTTTTGGAACTACCTCCGGCTGCCTTTAAATTGTTTGTTGACGCTATTTGTTGGGCGTTCAAACATAACAATAGAGATGTCGAAGTTAATGGTCTACAGATTGCATTAGACCTAGTGAAAAACATTGAAAGAATGGGAAATGTCCCATTTGCAAATGAGTTCCACaagaattattttttcatttttgtcAGTGAAAcgttttttgttttaacCGATTCCGACCACAAATCCGGTTTTTCTAAGCAAGCTTTGTTACTAATGAAGTTGATTTCTTTGGTTTATGATAACAAGATTTCGGTACCATTATATCAAGAAGCTGAGGTACCACAAGGAACTTCAAATCAAGTCTACTTAAGCCAATATTTGGCTAATATGTTAAGTAATGCATTCCCCCATTTAACATCCGAACAAATCGCAAGTTTTCTCTCTGCATTAACTAAACAATACAAAGACTTAGTGGTCTTCAAAGGCACTTTGAGGGACTTTTTGGTGCAAATCAAAGAAGTCGGAGGTGATCCAACAGATTATTTGTTTGCTGAAGATAAAGAGAATGCATTAATGGAACAGAATAGACTAGAGAGGGAAAAAGCTGCCAAGATTGGTGGGTTATTAAAACCTTCCGAACTTGATGATTAG
- the HSV2 gene encoding phosphatidylinositol-3,5-bisphosphate binding protein HSV2 (Phosphoinositide (PI) binding protein; involved in micronucleophagy; belongs to the PROPPIN family of proteins defined by a seven-bladed beta-propeller fold and FRRG motif required for PI binding; displays punctate cytoplasmic localization): MDVRRPIREAVNNRRKPKFLSVSFNQDDSCFSVALENGFRIFNTDPLTSKLSKTFKESATNQSRGTGIGYTRMLYRTNYIALVGGGKRPRHALNKLIIWDDLLQKETITLKFMSSIKDVFLSRIHIVVVLENTIEIFQFQTNPQRICPILDIPPNGSVDYVVCSSKHLQSQASQSQSKILEIIAFPSNKCVGQIQVADLSQIKYNSQNPKESALLPTSIIKAHKNPIKLVRLNRQGTMVATCSVQGTLIRIFSTHNGTLIKEFRRGVDKADIYEMSFSPNGSKLAVLSNKQTLHIFQIFETTNTETNTPDHSRANGSSHPLKNYIPKGLWRPKYLDSVWSICNAHLKNPIFDAHRNDNSGDVTHDNEFYKDRCRIGWCQDSNNREQDDSLVLVWQNSGIWEKFVILEKEQQDSSKTHYSLNESLRNEDTKSAGEPTRWELVRESWREL, from the coding sequence ATGGATGTTCGTCGACCTATAAGGGAGGCAGTCAACAACAGGAGGaaaccaaaatttttgagcGTTTCGTTTAACCAAGATGATTCGTGTTTCAGCGTGGCGTTAGAGAATGGATTTCGTATTTTCAATACAGATCCATTGACTAGTAAGCTATCGAAAACATTTAAAGAGTCTGCGACCAACCAATCCAGGGGCACTGGGATTGGCTATACCAGGATGCTTTATCGTACGAATTACATCGCACTAGTCGGAGGTGGTAAACGACCAAGGCATGCTCTAAATAAACTGATCATCTGGGATGATCTTTTGCAAAAGGAAACGATTACTTTGAAGTTTATGTCTTCCATTAAAGACGTGTTTTTATCTAGGATTCATATTGTGGTAGTCCTGGAGAACACAATAGAGATCTTCCAATTTCAAACCAATCCTCAAAGAATTTGTCCTATTTTGGATATCCCTCCCAATGGATCAGTGGACTATGTCGTTTGTAGCAGCAAACATCTCCAGTCGCAAGCATCGCAGTCACAGTCTAAAATCTTAGAAATCATTGCATTCCCATCGAATAAATGCGTAGGCCAAATTCAAGTAGCCGACCTATCacaaataaaatataattcaCAAAACCCGAAGGAATCAGCGCTTTTGCCCACTTCCATCATTAAAGCACATAAAAATCCCATCAAACTGGTTAGACTGAACCGTCAAGGCACCATGGTAGCAACATGTTCCGTCCAGGGTACACTTATAAGAATCTTCAGTACGCATAACGGTACTTTAATCAAAGAATTTAGAAGAGGGGTGGACAAGGCGGATATTTACGAGATGAGTTTCAGCCCCAATGGTAGTAAGTTGGCCGTATTGTCAAATAAGCAAACATTgcatattttccaaatttttgaaacaacCAATACAGAAACGAATACACCAGACCACTCTCGTGCCAATGGTTCGAGCCATcccttgaaaaattatatacCGAAGGGCCTATGGAGGCCCAAGTATTTGGACTCTGTGTGGTCGATATGCAATGCTCACTTAAAGAACCCAATCTTTGACGCTCACAGAAATGACAACAGTGGTGATGTAACTCACGATAACGAGTTCTATAAAGACAGATGTAGAATTGGCTGGTGTCAAGACTCTAATAATAGAGAACAAGACGATTCGTTGGTTCTGGTGTGGCAAAATTCTGGGATATGGGAGAAATTTGTTATTTTGGAGAAGGAACAACAAGATTCATCGAAAACGCATTATTCATTGAATGAAAGCTTGAGGAACGAAGATACGAAATCAGCGGGTGAGCCCACCAGATGGGAGTTGGTGAGAGAATCATGGAGAGAGCTTTAA
- the AZR1 gene encoding azole transporter (Plasma membrane transporter of the major facilitator superfamily; involved in resistance to azole drugs such as ketoconazole and fluconazole), translating to MKGEPKTYSMSDLSYYGEKAQQQNEKQQKQYVVRRNSTQSTSKQNVSVVLEDNASESNELPKGFILYASLIALALSLFLAALDIMIVSTIIEEVAKQFGSYSEIGWLFTGYSLPNALLALIWGRIATPIGFKETMLFAIVIFEIGSLISALANSMSMLIGGRVIAGVGGCGIQSLSFVIGSTLVEESQRGILIAVLSCSFAIASVVGPFLGGVFTSSVTWRWCFYVNLPIGGLAFFLFLFFYNPGLSTFQETMDNIRKFPSQFIEIVRNVAYHLLKIKGFSKLNGWRKPFMELIFMYDIIEFVFCSAGFTCILLAFTFGGNRYAWNSASIIILFIIGIVLVVLAGIYDFLVFPKFNIVKATPHYQPLMSWTNIKKPGIFTVNIALFLTCAGYISQFTYIVQYFQLIYNDSAWRAAVHLVACIISTVVTAILCGAITDKTRQIKPIIVISSIFGVVGAGILTLLNNNANNSAHIGLLILPGVAFGGLAQSSMLASQIQLDKKSPTFRSDFVSITTFNTFCKNLGQALGGVISNTVFSAAAIKKLTKANIQLPDGTTVDNLVIYRQTNFDGSHSKLGNIISESLTDVFYMALGFYALSLIFAVFASNKKVTASLR from the coding sequence ATGAAAGGCGAACCTAAGACTTACAGCATGAGCGACCTCTCATACTACGGTGAGAAAGCACAACAACAGAACGAGAAACAGCAAAAACAATATGTTGTGAGACGAAATTCTACGCAGTCAACATCAAAACAAAACGTGAGCGTGGTGCTCGAGGACAACGCCAGCGAAAGTAATGAACTACCTAAAGGGTTTATCTTGTACGCATCTTTGATAGCATTGGCTTTGTCGCTGTTTCTGGCAGCCTTGGATATCATGATAGTTTCTACAATCATTGAAGAAGTAGCTAAACAGTTTGGATCGTACTCTGAGATCGGGTGGTTATTTACCGGGTATAGCTTACCAAACGCTCTGTTGGCGTTGATATGGGGAAGAATTGCCACACCTATCGGATTCAAGGAGACCATGCTATTTGCTATtgtcatttttgaaatcgGGTCGCTGATCTCTGCTTTAGCAAATTCAATGAGTATGCTCATTGGTGGTAGAGTTATTGCTGGAGTCGGCGGTTGTGGTATTCAAAGTTTATCGTTCGTCATTGGTTCAACCCTGGTAGAGGAGTCGCAGAGAGGCATACTAATTGCTGTTTTGAGTTGTTCGTTTGCTATTGCATCTGTTGTTGGGCCTTTCCTTGGAGGAGTTTTCACCTCCAGCGTCACATGGAGATGGTGCTTCTATGTTAATTTACCGATCGGTGGCCTagcatttttcttattccTGTTCTTTTATAACCCAGGTTTAAGTACATTTCAAGAGACAATGGATAACATCCGCAAATTTCCATCACAGTTTATCGAAATTGTTCGGAATGTAGCATAtcatttattgaaaatcaAAGGGTTTAGCAAACTTAATGGGTGGAGAAAGCCGTTCATGGAATTGATTTTCATGTATGATATTATCGAGTTTGTGTTTTGTTCAGCTGGATTCACATGTATTCTATTGGCTTTCACATTTGGCGGTAACCGGTATGCTTGGAACTCTGCATCCAtcattattcttttcatcatcggTATAGTCCTGGTAGTGTTAGCAGGTATCTATGATTTCCTTGTCTTCCCCAAATTTAATATAGTGAAAGCAACACCACATTACCAACCATTAATGTCATGGACAAATATCAAGAAACCAGGTATTTTCACGGTTAATATAGCCTTGTTTCTCACTTGTGCAGGATATATCAGTCAGTTTACGTATATTGTGCAATACTTCCAATTAATTTACAATGATTCCGCCTGGAGAGCCGCTGTACACCTGGTTGCTTGCATTATTTCTACAGTCGTTACAGCAATACTTTGCGGTGCTATCACCGACAAAACCCGCCAAATCAAACCgattattgttatttcaAGCATTTTTGGTGTTGTTGGTGCGGGTATATTAACCCtattgaacaataatgcCAATAACTCTGCTCACATCGGCCTTTTGATATTACCTGGCGTTGCTTTCGGTGGTTTGGCACAAAGTTCCATGCTCGCTTCTCAAATTCAGTTAGACAAGAAGAGCCCAACTTTTCGATCAGATTTTGTCTCTATTACCACTTTTAACACATTTTGCAAAAATCTAGGTCAAGCACTGGGAGGTGTCATCTCTAACACTGTTTTCAGTGCTGCTGCTATCAAGAAATTAACCAAGGCTAATATTCAGCTCCCAGATGGTACCACGGTAGACAATCTGGTAATCTATAGGCAGACCAATTTCGATGGCTCTCATTCCAAATTGGGCAATATAATTTCTGAATCTCTCACTGACGTCTTTTACATGGCATTAGGATTTTATGCATTATCTCTCATTTTTGCTGTTTTTGCTTCAAATAAGAAAGTCACAGCAAGCCTGAGATAA
- the MRPL9 gene encoding mitochondrial 54S ribosomal protein uL3m MRPL9 (Mitochondrial ribosomal protein of the large subunit), whose protein sequence is MSKFLQGSIFSISKLHVRYSSTRPFLVAPSIANSITTEAPAINHSPELANARKWLPKRCGLITRKKGMMPYFDKSTGERSAATILEVNNVEVIMHRTSEVNGYFACQVGYGSRHLSKVSRQMLGHFASKVVNPKEHVAEFRVKDEKGLIPPGTLLKPSFFKEGQYVDVRSVSKGKGFTGVMKRYGFKGLRASHGTSIMHRHGGSYGQNQDPGRVLPGRKMPGHMGNEHVTIQNVKVLKVDDENNVIWVKGSVAGPKNSFVKIQDAIKKT, encoded by the coding sequence ATGTCGAAGTTCCTACAGGGATCAATATTTAGCATATCAAAACTTCATGTTAGATATTCTTCTACTCGGCCTTTTCTAGTGGCTCCTAGTATTGCTAACAGTATAACAACCGAGGCTCCAGCGATTAATCACTCACCTGAACTGGCAAATGCGAGAAAATGGCTACCAAAAAGATGCGGTTTAATTACTCGTAAGAAGGGAATGATGCCttattttgataaatctACTGGTGAAAGAAGCGCCGCTACTATATTAGAAGTTAATAATGTTGAAGTAATAATGCATAGAACTTCGGAGGTCAATGGGTACTTCGCGTGTCAAGTAGGGTACGGATCAAGGCATTTGTCTAAAGTTAGCAGACAAATGCTTGGTCATTTCGCTTCTAAAGTTGTTAACCCAAAAGAGCATGTGGCCGAATTCCGAGttaaagatgaaaaggGATTAATACCACCTGGCACATTATTGAAACcctcttttttcaaagaaggCCAATATGTTGACGTCAGATCAGTCAGCAAAGGCAAAGGTTTTACTGGTGTGATGAAAAGGTATGGATTCAAGGGTTTGAGAGCATCTCATGGTACATCTATTATGCATAGACACGGTGGTTCTTATGGTCAAAACCAAGACCCAGGTAGGGTACTGCCAGGAAGAAAGATGCCTGGTCATATGGGAAACGAGCATGTTACTATCCAAAATGTTAAAGTTTTGAAAGTCGACGATGAAAATAATGTTATTTGGGTTAAAGGCTCTGTGGCTGGGCCCAAAAACAGTTTCGTTAAAATTCAAGATGCAATCAAAAAAACTTGA